The Apodemus sylvaticus chromosome 4, mApoSyl1.1, whole genome shotgun sequence nucleotide sequence ccctccatttggtgaacactcagactcttgaccagttaaggaaaacatcccttccctgatcaggtttatggcagaaatcagtgtaaaaaccagcacaggagtaaataatagctttgcagatattgacatgataccttcatttatggaagtctgaagtatcagtaagcaaagtaccctggtgatggctcttcttgtctagactacctgtggactcatgtaacatataaaatggagggatcatcttttaaaagcttgttttgcttaaattgaaatagatagatccagttcaaacacagattcttagggttgaaaatcacacacctttaatctgagtcttcaggcagtaaaacaaacacctttaatccagaagctGAGACGTGAAGACACATCCTTAATAGGGCCacgccttctactggaggcctatataagcatatgaagaagtagactttgtgtctttgcctgcctgctctcatcttactagcaagcccatttcttcactggcattagactctacttcagaacaccagcatatactgaagaaaacctgagacttcaaacctcgtggactaagtaagtactgactgtagtcattgttatattagttgaatttatgttgttctcatatatcctctttctatttatataaaggaattaattctgtatgttcaataaacacacacagatatatactcagagagagagagaaagagagagagaagacagagaggggggaagagagacacagagaaccagagacagttacacagagacagagagaaaaacagcagagagaaagaatttaggagaaatctaaaataaaatctaaagagtatatataattgtatgtatcaggatgaagaatcaataaatgctagttcttcttttcagatcaatgttaacctccaaactaccgccaacagaaatgtcaggggacatggaagccaagggctccacacagatcagtgtaaaaaacatctgctatgagtggaccattagcaacttctcattttgcatggatggaattcagaaagagattagaagcccagagttctcattagaggacaatgaggaagtggcatggtgtttgagagtatacccaaatggagttgataaagaaagcaaagattacctgtcagttgacctgggattgctcagctgtcccgtgtgcccagtttgggcaaagtttgagttctggatcataaattcccaaggagagaaatgtcaaagtaggaagaaccccagtgttgtaagcttttggcaataccaacacaggggattcaaagagttcatccttcgagatttcctcctctcccatcagcatttacttctccctgaagaccagctcaccatctgctgcaaggtgagcatagcgggagccatcttcagcatgcctggacagaacatgacacctgcaatcaaggatccaaggcatgtgttggcagatgacctagggaagctttgggagaattccatcttcacagactgctccctattggtgggtggccatgaattcagggctcacaaggccatcctag carries:
- the LOC127683037 gene encoding TD and POZ domain-containing protein 1-like, encoding MSGDMEAKGSTQISVKNICYEWTISNFSFCMDGIQKEIRSPEFSLEDNEEVAWCLRVYPNGVDKESKDYLSVDLGLLSCPVCPVWAKFEFWIINSQGEKCQSRKNPSVVSFWQYQHRGFKEFILRDFLLSHQHLLLPEDQLTICCKVSIAGAIFSMPGQNMTPAIKDPRHVLADDLGKLWENSIFTDCSLLVGGHEFRAHKAILAARSPVFRAMFEHEMQERLKNLVEIHDLDPQVFQEMMGFIYTWKAPNLKSYSMASGLLAAADRYGLDGLKAMCEDALCRILSVENAANTLILADLHSTQWLKTQALDFITDFAYEVSKTSGWKSLVESHPPLVAEAFCSLASAKCPSLEP